Part of the Sporosarcina sp. FSL K6-2383 genome is shown below.
TCACAGGACGGGCATTACCGATATGGATATAGTTGTAGACAGTTGGTCCACATACATACATCTTCACTTTCCCTTCCTCCATCGGGATGAAAGGCTCTTTCTTTCGTGTTAATGTATTATAAATTTGAATAGTCATAATAAGTTCCCTTCCTTTTCAACAAATTTCTCTATTTCAATAAATCGCTTTTTTAACTGTTCAAGCTCATCTTCAAGCATTCTACATTTATCAGCTACTGGGTCCGGCATTTCTTGGTGGTCGTACTTACTTTTTACTTTAACACCATTCGAAATGACGATTGTCCCCGGAATACCCACGACCGTGGAATCAGCCGGGACATCCTTGAGCACAACTGATCCCGCCCCCACTTTGCTATTCTCGCCAATCGTAATAGAACCAAGTACTTTCGCACCTGATGCAACTAGCACGTTATCGCAAAGCGTTGGATGCCGCTTCCCTTTCTCTTTACCCGTTCCACCTAGCGTCACACCTTGGTAAATCGTGACGTCATTACCAATTTCACACGTTTCCCCCACAACAACACCCATCCCATGGTCGATGAAAAACCGTCGCCCAATCGTTGCACCTGGATGAATTTCAATCCCCGTAAAAAACCTGCTGATTTGTGACACAACTCGCGCTAAAAACAATAACTTCTTTTTATATAAAGCATGCGCAACGCGGTGGGACCAAATAGCATGCAGACCCGAATACGTCAGCACAACTTCAAATGTACTACGCGCCGCTGGATCTTGATCGAATATGCAGCGAATGTCTTCTTTCATCCGTTGAAACACGATTTTCTCCTCCTTATATCATCTAGTTATAGCTTCAATCAATCACACCTCAGAGTGATTACGTCCGGTGGCTTTATTTGGATTCAGCAGGTGTTCTTTCTGCTGAATCCAAATAAAAAAATACGCCTCTGCCAAAAATGACAGAGACGCATTAAATGCGCGGTTCCACTCCGCTTGGAAGGTATTCATTCCCTTCCCGCTTGACGTCCATAACGCTGACGATGCGTCCGGCCTACTCACGTTCGGCACGGCACTCAAAGGTGCATTTCCACATTGCAGCGGCACGGATCACTTACAGCCGGTGATGATCCTCTCTGAAGAGCTTGCAATATGTACTTCTCCTTATCAAAGCAGTCTATTTTAGATTGTGTTTGTTCTTCTCATAACTTAATCAATTACGCCTCA
Proteins encoded:
- the cysE gene encoding serine O-acetyltransferase, with translation MFQRMKEDIRCIFDQDPAARSTFEVVLTYSGLHAIWSHRVAHALYKKKLLFLARVVSQISRFFTGIEIHPGATIGRRFFIDHGMGVVVGETCEIGNDVTIYQGVTLGGTGKEKGKRHPTLCDNVLVASGAKVLGSITIGENSKVGAGSVVLKDVPADSTVVGIPGTIVISNGVKVKSKYDHQEMPDPVADKCRMLEDELEQLKKRFIEIEKFVEKEGNLL